The Alphaproteobacteria bacterium sequence CTTGGCGACTGGACGGCGGTTTAAAATGAACCACTTTGGCAAAATGCTTTTTAAGTTTTTGCAACAGGACGTTTTCTGTTCCCCCCCTTAGAACTTTTGCGACCATCGCGCCATTTGGCTTAAGCGATAGAAAACAAAAATCATAAACCATTTCCAGCAATATCATAATACGCATATGATCAACAGATGACATACCGCACGCTGGCGCTGCCATATCACTCAGGATCACATCGGCCTTTTTCCCGGACAAAAGATCGGCAAGCTTGGAAAGTGTGGCCGCCTCTAAAAAATCCCCCTGAATAATGTGCCCGCCTTCCTCCAATGCCTCCATTGGCTGCAGATCAACCGCGATGATTGTTCCTTTTGTTCCCACTTTTTTCAACGTTACCTGGCTCCATCCACCAGGGGCCGCCCCCAAATCAATGACCGTTGCCCCCGACTTTAGCAGACGAAATTTTTGATCCAAATCCAATAATTTATAGGCAGATCGGGATCGATACCCCTCTGTTTTGGCATTTTGAACATAGGGATCGTTGATTTGGCGCAAAAGCCATCGCTTGGAAGACGCAGTTCTTTTTTTGCCATCTTTTAAGATTTGTTTATGCGGACGATTCGGTGATAACGGCTTTTCGCGCATATCATTTATCCTGTTTTGTTAAACGATTGTTAATCATTTTATTGATACAATGGGCATAGGTAGATATAAAATTGAGTGTTGTCATGATTCGAAAAGGTAATGGGCTTGTCATTTTTTCAGCAATTTCAGTGGTAGGGGTATTGATTTTTTCTGAATTCCTATCCAACCTTGTAAACTTAGATCATTATACCCAGCTTTATCAAGCTAGACATGTTTTAAAAAGTTTTTTGATTATTACAGCAGCCTATCTTTTTATTCGTCTTTTAAAAGGAGCGATGGCAGAAAACTATCAAAAACGCCACCAGGCCCCCATCCCAAAACTATGGATAGATTTAATAAGCACAGTCATTCTTGTTATCACAGTAATATTTATCATATCACACGTATATGGCCAAGAAATATCTACTCTGATTACATCGGCAAGTCTTTTGGGCGCCGGCATGGCCTTTGCGCTTCAGGGATTTTTCTTGGATGGTTTTTCCAGTATTATTCTTGATGTTGAAAGACCGTTCAAAATAGGGGATTGGATAAAAACATCTTCCGACATAGAGGGGCGCGTCATTAATTTAGGCTGGCGCCACACAACCCTTTTAACCCTTGATGATCAAATCATCATTGTTCCCAATGGAAAATTGTTAAGCGAGCCATTGATCAACCTTAGCCGACCTGATTCGTCTTACAGACAAACGGTAGAGGTTGTTATCGATCACGATGTCCCTGTTGATCGGGCCCAACGGATTTTATATGCTGCAGCATGCAGTGCCAAGGGAGTTTGCCAACGCGATTGTCGAGTGTATGCCCATCAAACAAAAGAAGGCGGGGTTGTTTATCACATTCGTTACCGAATCGAAGACCACGAAAAACATCGCGAAGTCCGTCACGCCGTCATCGAATCGGTTACGCGCCAGCTCCATCTTATGGGATTAAAAATATCAGAATCCCTTGGGGAATATTGCGATGTCTTTTATGAAAAGCAATCCAAGGAAAGCAAGACTCTGTCCTGGACTGAATCGGAATCCCCTCCCCTGACAGCATTTCTGTATCATGTTGATATTTTTGCGTCTTTGTCATTGGAGGACCTTGAGCAAATTTCCAAAACAGCGGTTAAGCATTTCGTGCGGGGCGGCCAAACGATCGTACAACAGGATGATCTAGGGTCATCCATGTTCATCGTTTTTGAAGGGTTGGTTGAGGTCATTTTAAAAACAACACAAAGCGATGGGACCGATCATCTGGAAACGATCAATGTCCTTCATCAGGGGGGATATTTTGGGGAACGTGCCCTGTTACTGGGGGAAAACCGTGTCGCAACCGTCAAGGCGAAAAGCGATGCAATTGTCTATGAAATCAAAAAGGAATCGTTTGGCTCTATATTGAAAAAAAATCCCGCCATAATACATGATATCGGGAACGTGATCGATAAAAGAGATTCCCAGATTTCGGAAGCATTATCCCATACGCATGAATCCGAGCATCAGTCAGATGAATACCTGCGCACCATTATAAAAGGGATCAAGACTTTTTTTAACATACGACATGACAGCACCCATCATGAATGATCGGAGCACGATTTATACCCCTTTCAGATCATTTTCCAGGGACGATGATCTGAAAGGGGTATAGAGGATAGAAACGAAACAAAAGCCAAGCAAGAAAGCACCAACGGAACAACCATAGGGGTATGCGCATAGTCCAACAACCCTGTTAATAATGATGGTAACAGTGCCATCAACGCGAACACAA is a genomic window containing:
- a CDS encoding mechanosensitive ion channel family protein, with product MIRKGNGLVIFSAISVVGVLIFSEFLSNLVNLDHYTQLYQARHVLKSFLIITAAYLFIRLLKGAMAENYQKRHQAPIPKLWIDLISTVILVITVIFIISHVYGQEISTLITSASLLGAGMAFALQGFFLDGFSSIILDVERPFKIGDWIKTSSDIEGRVINLGWRHTTLLTLDDQIIIVPNGKLLSEPLINLSRPDSSYRQTVEVVIDHDVPVDRAQRILYAAACSAKGVCQRDCRVYAHQTKEGGVVYHIRYRIEDHEKHREVRHAVIESVTRQLHLMGLKISESLGEYCDVFYEKQSKESKTLSWTESESPPLTAFLYHVDIFASLSLEDLEQISKTAVKHFVRGGQTIVQQDDLGSSMFIVFEGLVEVILKTTQSDGTDHLETINVLHQGGYFGERALLLGENRVATVKAKSDAIVYEIKKESFGSILKKNPAIIHDIGNVIDKRDSQISEALSHTHESEHQSDEYLRTIIKGIKTFFNIRHDSTHHE
- a CDS encoding RlmE family RNA methyltransferase — protein: MREKPLSPNRPHKQILKDGKKRTASSKRWLLRQINDPYVQNAKTEGYRSRSAYKLLDLDQKFRLLKSGATVIDLGAAPGGWSQVTLKKVGTKGTIIAVDLQPMEALEEGGHIIQGDFLEAATLSKLADLLSGKKADVILSDMAAPACGMSSVDHMRIMILLEMVYDFCFLSLKPNGAMVAKVLRGGTENVLLQKLKKHFAKVVHFKPPSSRQESSEMYLVATGFRPDKIS